A single region of the Triticum dicoccoides isolate Atlit2015 ecotype Zavitan chromosome 2B, WEW_v2.0, whole genome shotgun sequence genome encodes:
- the LOC119361761 gene encoding disease resistance protein RGA5-like: protein MDLLPPISASLGAMGSLYGKLDAFLDTELKDEIRELGSRLLKLAKARDPPVTARIWMKEVRDLSYDMINCVDTDADWIDKMSRIFKPRVKEANGRYDRYKLESVPSRRMNIVPIPTVVGDRKPDIGLHAKGGVVDRLCRTLTDGDEQLKVLSIVGVGGIGKTTLAKQLWREHKPGDYFDCRAFVRTAKKPDMRRILRSILAQVRPHQPPDANEVHDLIHDLTEHLKDKRYFIIIDDLWDTSVWDVAAHAFPKGNHGSRIIATTEIEDVALACCSYQSKYMVKMEPLSESHSKELFTSAVFGSGEQHSCHVNEVPDEIIRRCAGLPQAIISISSILASYGEANTVENWEQIQNCLPTNTTSDEILKEVLIFCYKSLPSCAQTCLLYLSMYPENYLILKEDIMKQWVAEGFIRAPTEKEKMEVAGSYFDMLVNMGMIQHIDIDYSDEVLYYAVHHMVHDIITSKSIEENFVTVIDYSQRTLRFSNKVSRLSLQFGGATYATTPARIGQSQVRSLAYNGLVSCLPSISEFKLLRFLILHIWADQPSTGVNLRRISELLLLRYLQVTCNDTVQLPDQLQGLKLLETLEINARVATIPSDIVHLQSLLHLRLGGGTELPDVTGILKSVTLNPPPSSSGRTISLDGSGSPPESVKTIELLPPICRIPKWIGRLTKLCVLKIVVRELLMDDISNLQGLSALTVLALYVQQRTTEQISFATGALAALEYFEFGCGVLHLSFAEGAMPNLQRMKLGFNAHRGDQYGCLLFGIEHLSNVQEIVGVIGSTAGAEEHDLQAAESAFKIAIGEHPSNVSLKASYVVEEYGPLEKQHSVRGKDPSTSSELSGSQKQESEEAIKQKADNNSQSINWRSHNKEHESVESWNDTQSSMQKVLHYN from the exons ATGGATCTGCTGCCTCCGATTAGTGCGTCTCTGGGCGCTATGGGCTCCCTTTACGGGAAGCTCGATGCGTTCCTGGACACCGAACTCAAGGATGAGATCCGGGAACTTGGATCCCGGCTGCTGAAGCTCGCCAAGGCACGAGATCCTCCGGTTACAGCGAGGATATGGATGAAGGAGGTACGCGATCTATCCTATGATATGATCAACTGTGTCGACACCGATGCAGATTGGATCGATAAGATGTCACGAATATTCAAGCCACGCGTGAAGGAGGCCAATGGACGGTACGACAGATACAAGCTTGAGAGCGTCCCCAGCCGCCGTATGAATATCGTTCCGATCCCAACGGTGGTTGGCGATCGGAAACCAGACATCGGCCTCCATGCCAAGGGCGGCGTGGTTGATAGGCTCTGCAGAACTCTTACCGATGGGGATGAGCAGCTCAAGGTGCTATCCATTGTGGGTGTTGGAGGAATCGGCAAGACCACGCTTGCCAAACAGCTATGGCGGGAGCACAAACCGGGGGACTACTTCGACTGCCGAGCTTTTGTGCGGACGGCCAAGAAACCTGACATGAGGAGGATCCTGAGGAGCATACTCGCACAAGTTCgtccgcaccaaccacccgacgctAATGAGGTGCACGACCTCATTCATGACCTCACCGAGCATCTGAAGGATAAAAG GTACTTCATTATAATTGATGACTTATGGGATACATCAGTATGGGATGTTGCAGCCCACGCTTTCCCGAAGGGTAATCATGGCAGCCGGATAATAGCAACAACGGAAATTGAGGATGTAGCTCTTGCATGCTGTAGTTATCAGTCCAAGTACATGGTTAAGATGGAACCTCTTAGCGAGAGTCACTCGAAAGAGTTGTTCACAAGTGCAGTGTTTGGCTCTGGAGAACAACATTCTTGCCACGTAAATGAAGTGCCAGACGAGATTATAAGAAGATGTGCTGGTTTACCACAGGCAATTATCAGCATATCCAGTATCCTAGCAAGCTATGGGGAAGCCAATACAGTAGAGAACTGGGAGCAAATACAAAACTGTTTGCCAACAAATACAACTTCTGATGAGATACTGAAAGAAGTACTGATTTTTTGCTACAAAAGTCTTCCCAGTTGTGCTCAGACATGTCTGTTGTATCTTAGTATGTACCCGGAGAATTACTTAATCTTGAAGGAAGATATAATGAAGCAATGGGTGGCCGAAGGTTTCATCCGTGCGCCAACAGAGAAAGAGAAAATGGAAGTTGCTGGGAGCTATTTTGATATGCTTGTTAATATGGGCATGATCCAACATATAGACATAGACTATAGCGATGAGGTTTTGTACTATGCGGTGCATCACATGGTACATGATATTATTACATCTAAGTCCATAGAAGAGAATTTTGTCACTGTAATAGATTATTCTCAAAGGACGTTACGGTTTTCTAACAAGGTTAGTCGTCTGTCCCTCCAGTTCGGCGGTGCAACATATGCAACTACACCAGCACGTATTGGACAGTCGCAAGTACGATCTCTTGCTTATAATGGACTGGTGAGCTGCTTGCCTTCCATATCAGAGTTTAAGCTTCTTCGATTTCTGATCCTCCATATTTGGGCTGATCAACCAAGCACAGGCGTAAACCTCAGGCGTATCTCTGAATTGCTTCTGTTGAGATATTTGCAAGTCACATGCAATGACACCGTACAGCTGCCAGATCAGTTGCAGGGTTTAAAACTGTTGGAAACACTTGAAATAAATGCAAGAGTAGCAACTATTCCATCGGATATTGTTCATCTTCAGAGCTTGTTGCACCTCCGTCTCGGAGGTGGGACAGAACTCCCCGATGTGACTGGCATCCTAAAAAGTGTCACCCTGAATCCTCCTCCTAGTTCTTCGGGCAGGACAATTTCATTGGATGGCTCGGGCAGTCCTCCTGAGTCAGTGAAGACAATCGAGTTGCTGCCTCCCATTTGTAGAATCCCCAAGTGGATTGGAAGGCTTACCAAACTCTGCGTTCTGAAAATTGTTGTGAGAGAATTGCTAATGGATGACATCAGTAACCTTCAGGGATTGTCAGCCCTCACTGTTCTTGCGTTGTACGTCCAGCAACGAACTACAGAACAAATCAGCTTTGCAACGGGAGCACTCGCTGCTCTAGAGTATTTTGAGTTCGGGTGTGGTGTATTACACCTGTCTTTtgcggaaggagcaatgcccaatCTTCAGAGGATGAAGCTAGGTTTCAATGCCCACAGAGGAGATCAGTATGGTTGTTTGCTTTTCGGCATTGAGCACCTGTCAAACGTCCAGGAGATTGTTGGAGTAATTGGGTCAACTGCTGGTGCCGAGGAACATGACTTGCAGGCTGCAGAGTCTGCATTCAAGATCGCCATTGGTGAGCATCCTAGTAATGTCAGCTTAAAAGCATCATACGTTGTTGAGGAGTATGGCCCTCTAGAAAAACAGCATTCGGTCCGAGGGAAGGACCCGTCCACATCAAGTGAACTATCTGGAAGTCAAAAACAAGAGTCTGAGGAAGCTATAAAGCAAAAGGCCGATAACAACTCCCAGTCAATTAACTG GAGAAGTCACAACAAGGAACATGAAAGCGTGGAGTCATGGAATGACACGCAGTCGTCAATGCAGAAG